Proteins from one Coffea arabica cultivar ET-39 chromosome 8c, Coffea Arabica ET-39 HiFi, whole genome shotgun sequence genomic window:
- the LOC113706952 gene encoding uncharacterized protein: protein MSETSCTTAPDLHLAYNNLAACCFLLKCIHRGQIFPSQFELLLAQPRSSTIILRIGLQQWPIMVTNHSFGDGWDDFCEHNSIKRHDTILLRHAGGLMFDVIHFSELQTQVYMPWTAPLPNLLQTSYSTLQDTRQHHVASSMHPDLCQNLSESVCFYQNFHSATPNTLQIPRFVDHFINRERTPTLLIKTGHRTTQIGVKHGRLQRNWRTFILDHQLQHNEVLVFIPESETVFTVLIFDDTGVEKIFPWYHTFNGYSDA from the exons ATGTCAGAAACAAGCTGCACAACAGCACCAGACCTTCATCTCGCTTATAACAATTTAGCAGCTTGTTGTTTTCTTCTCAAGTGCATCCATAGAGGACAG ATATTTCCTTCTCAATTTGAATTATTACTTGCTCAACCCCGGTCCAGCACAATCATTCTCAGAATTGGACTGCAACAATGGCCTATAATGGTCACTAACCATTCATTTGGAGATGGCTGGGATGATTTCTGCGAACACAATAGCATTAAAAGGCATGACACAATATTACTTCGCCATGCTGGAGGTCTAATGTTTGACGTTATACATTTTTCTGAACTGCAAACACAAGTTTACATGCCTTGGACAGCTCCATTGCCAAATCTTTTACAGACAAGTTATTCTACTTTGCAAG ACACTAGGCAGCATCATGTAGCTTCCTCAATGCACCCAGATCTATGTCAGAATTTATCCGAATCTGTATGCTTTTACCAGAATTTCCATTCAGCGACTCCGAACACCTTG CAAATTCCACGCTTTGTTGATCATTTTATAAATCGCGAAAGAACTCCCACGTTGCTTATCAAAACTGGACATAGAACCACTCAGATTGGTGTCAAGCATGGCCGCCTTCAACGAAATTGGAGAACTTTCATTCTTGACCACCAGTTGCAACACAACGAAGTCCTTGTGTTTATTCCAGAATCAGAAACTGTCTTCACGGTTTTAATCTTTGATGATACCGGTGTTGAAAAAATTTTCCCATGGTATCACACGTTTAATGGTTATTCAGATGCCTAG